Proteins from a single region of Argiope bruennichi chromosome 6, qqArgBrue1.1, whole genome shotgun sequence:
- the LOC129972716 gene encoding trifunctional enzyme subunit beta, mitochondrial-like, producing MLSKQLCSTLKFTKNYGLRTICSSNISQKETSSLKSKTPGTLKNVVLVEGVRTPFLVSGTDYFNIMAHDLQRHAFLALLRRTGIPKEIIDYIIVGTVIQEVKTSNIAREASLGAGLSLSTPAHTVTQACISANQAISTASGMLATGQIDVAIAGGVEFLSDVPIRFNRSMRKLMLTANKAKTPMQKLGLLMKLRPSLLAPELPGVAEFSTGETMGHSGDRLAAAFNVSRAEQDDYAIRSHTFAEKATNEGWLSDIETIFVPGKDKPISRDNGIRVSSKEQLAKLKPAFIRPHGTVTAANASFLTDGASACLLMTEEKALSLGLKPKAYLRDFVYTSQDPKDQLLLGPTYSTAKIMDKTGLTLKDIDVFEFHEAFAGQILANFKAMDSDWFAQNYMNRKQKVGVPPLEKFNLWGGSLSLGHPFGATGVRLVTTAANRLIKEGGQYALVAACAAGGLGHGMIVERYPK from the exons ATGCTCTCTAAACAATTGTGCTCAACTTTAAAATTTACGAAGAACTATG gttTACGAACCATCTGCAGCAGTAATATTTCTCAAAAGGAAACCAGTTCTCTCaaaa gcaaGACTCCTGGAACCCTAAAAAATGTTGTACTTGTCGAAGGAGTTCGGACCCCCTTTCTTGTGTCTGGAACTGATTATTTCAACATCATGGCTCATGATTTACAACGTCATGCTTTCTT agCTCTCCTCCGCCGAACTGGCATTCCAAAGG aaattattgattACATCATAGTGGGAACTGTCATACAAGAAGTTAAAACTAGTAATATTGCAAGAGAA gcATCTTTGGGTGCTGGACTGTCTCTTTCTACTCCAGCTCATACTGTTACTCAAGCTTGCATATCTGCTAATCAAGCAATTTCAACAG ctTCTGGAATGCTGGCTACTGGACAGATTGATGTTGCCATAGCTGGAGGTGTTGAATTCCTTTCAGATGTGCCAATTCGATTCAATCGATCAATGCGTAAATTGATGTTAACTGCAAACAAAGCTAAAACTCCAATGCAAAAGTTAGGTCTTCTGATGAAACTGAGACCTAGTCTTCTTGCTCCTGAA TTGCCTGGTGTAGCTGAGTTCTCAACTGGTGAAACAATGGGCCATTCTGGTGATAGACTGGCTGCTGCATTCAATGTCAGTCGTGCTGAGCAGGATGATTATGCCATAAGATCCCATACATTTGCTGAGAAGGCAACAAATGAAGGATGGTTATCAgatattgaaacaatatttgttccag gaaaagacaAACCCATAAGCCGAGATAATGGCATAAGAGTCTCCTCTAAAGAACAGTTAGCAAAATTAAAACCAGCTTTCATTCGTCCACATGGCACTGTAACAGCTGCAAATGCATCCTTCTTG ACTGATGGAGCTTCAGCATGTCTTCTTATGACTGAAGAAAAAGCACTTTCATTAGGTTTGAAGCCCAAAGCTTATTTGag AGATTTTGTTTACACATCACAAGATCCTAAAGATCAATTATTGTTAGG ACCAACATACTCCACAGCCAAGATCATGGACAAAACTGGTCTGACTTTAAAGGATATAGATGTGTTTGAATTCCATGAAGCTTTTGCA ggACAAATATTAGCAAATTTTAAGGCTATGGATTCTGATTGGTTTGCCCAGAACTACATGAATCGTAAGCAGAAA GTTGGAGTTCCAcctttagaaaaattcaatttatgggGTGGATCCTTATCATTGGGTCATCCTTTTGGAGCAACTGGAGTACGACTAGTTACAACTGCTGCCAATCGTCTTATTAAAGAAGGAGGACAATATGCTTTAGTTGCTGCTTGCGCCGCTGGAGGATTG ggCCATGGCATGATCGTTGAAAGATATCCTAAATGA